The Daucus carota subsp. sativus chromosome 7, DH1 v3.0, whole genome shotgun sequence genome window below encodes:
- the LOC108195023 gene encoding uncharacterized protein LOC108195023 yields the protein MATLLEAIDPEYLDRIYDGPYMPTKLSAAVEDQPQKLIPKEKKDYTPEDLSSMGKDAKVKLLLHSALDNDMSNRVIGCKTAKEIWDALEIRWQGTKAIRKTILTHEYEDFASKSDESLSDLYDRFVILLNDLSLVDKEYDLEDSNMKFLLALPEKWNLKVTTIIGNYELEDMSLDEIHAMLKTHEPEMEQRSKRHGGKSSHSLCKVNNGKRGI from the coding sequence ATGGCTACACTTCTGGAAGCTATTGATCCTGAATActtggatagaatttatgatggtccataCATGCCAACCAAGCTGTCTGCTGCGGTGGAAGATCAACCACAAAAATTGATTCCCAAGGAAAAGAAGGATTATACTCCAGAAGATCTCTCCTCTATGGGTAAGGATGCCAAGGTAAAACTTTTGTTACATAGTGCTCTTGATAATGATATGTCCAATAGAGTCATTGGTTGCAAGACTGctaaggagatatgggatgctttggagaTAAGATGGCAAGGAACCAAAGCTATTAGGAAGACAATACTCACGCATGAGTATGAGGACTTTGCCTCAAAGTCTGATGAGTCATTAAGTGATTTATATGACAGATTTGTGATATTGCTCAATGATCTGTCATTGGTGgataaggaatatgatcttgaagattcAAATATGAAATTCCTATTAGCACTTCCTGAGAAGTGGAATCTGAAAGTCACAACCATAATAGGTAACTATGAACTTGAAGATATGTCTCTTGACGAAATTCATGCAATGCTCAAGACTCATGAACCTGAGATGGAACAAAGAAGCAagagacatggaggaaaatcttCGCATTCTTTGTGTAAAGTTAATAATGGAAAAAGAGGAATTTGA